From the genome of Nicotiana sylvestris chromosome 2, ASM39365v2, whole genome shotgun sequence, one region includes:
- the LOC138885347 gene encoding uncharacterized protein translates to MPGRTSWGWVFVNLWLSKPRYERLSDERWCRYSLANGIYSWFVIISTPHSPPPQQGSHAPTGHGRGRSGASSSSSPQNRIYVLAGRQDQESSPDVVTGILLVSSYDVYTLIDPVSTFSNVTPLVASKFGIEPKLIKPFEVSTSIGDPVIARWVYRDCIIVVHSRYTVADLIELDMVEFNIIMGMDWLASCYANVDYRSKMVRFQFPWESALEWKGNTASPRGRFIFYLKARKMIRKGYIYHLVRVQDVKAESPTLQSIPVVNEFSDVFPDELPSPPPEREI, encoded by the coding sequence ATGCCGGGAAGGACCTCGTGGGGTTGGGTGTTTGTTAACTTGTGGTTATCCAAGCCACGTTATGAGAGATTGTCCGACGAGAGATGGTGCAGGTATAGTTTAGCCAACGGTATCTAtagctggttcgtcatcatcagtacgccccattccccccccccccagcaAGGTTCACATGCACCTACCGGTCATGGTAGAGGTAGAagtggagcatctagctcgagtagtcctcagaaccgcatttatgtATTAGCGGGTCGACAGGATCAGGAGTCGtcacctgatgttgttacaggtatattattagtctcctcatatgatgtatatacATTGATTGATCCAGTTTCCACCTTCTCGAATGTCACTCCATTGGTTGCTAGCAAGTTTGGGATAGAACCTAAGTTgattaaaccttttgaggtatctACATCTATTGGGGATCCAGTGATAGCTAGATGGGTATATAGAgattgtataatagtagttcatagtcGTTATACAGTAGCAGACCTGATTGAgctagatatggtagaatttaatattataatgggtatggattggttggcttcttgttatgCTAACGTTGATTATAGATCAAAGATGGTTCGGTTCCAGTTTCCATGGGAGTCAGCTctagagtggaaaggtaatactgCATCGCCGAGAGGTAGGTTTATTttctatctcaaggcaaggaagatgatcagaaagggctatATTTATCACCTAGTTCGGGTACAAGATGTGAAAGCAGAGTCACCGACCCTTCAGTCTATCCCAGTGGTTAATGAGTTTTCCGATGtttttcccgatgagcttccAAGTCCTCCACCAGAGCGGGAGATTTAG